In one window of Miscanthus floridulus cultivar M001 chromosome 12, ASM1932011v1, whole genome shotgun sequence DNA:
- the LOC136495594 gene encoding uncharacterized protein has protein sequence MPLGQIDLPITFGDLSNYRMETLTFEVVGFHRTYHVILGRPCYAKFMAIPNYTYLKLKMLGPCGVITIDTSFQRTYECEVECCEHATTIVTSKELMAIRKEVAEEAPDPKWLAKSFEPIEGAKEVLIEPSGSKGKVVSIGTTLSSE, from the coding sequence atgccacttgggcaaatcgatctgcccatcacctttggagatttgtccaattataggatggagacccttaccttcgaggtggtcgggttccatagAACCTACCACGtaatcctgggacgtccatgctatgctaagttcatggctatccccaactacacctatctaaagctaaagatgctgggtccatgtggggtcatcaccattgacacctccttccagcgcacctacgagtgtgaggtcgagtgctgtgagcACGCCACGACAATTGTCACCTCCAAAGAGCTCatggccatcaggaaggaggtcgccgaagaagcacccgaccccaagtggTTGGCAAAGTCTTTTGAACCTATAGAGGGcgccaaagaggtcctcatagagcCCAGTGGctctaagggcaaagtggtgagcattggcaccacactttcctccgaatag